A genomic window from Pseudonocardia broussonetiae includes:
- the mce gene encoding methylmalonyl-CoA epimerase — MAEHAPSGEHTITAVDHVGIAVADLDEAIAWYADTLGLVATHVETNEEQGVREAMLSAPGDAGAAIQLLAPLRPDSPIGKFLDRNGPGIQQMAYRVTDIDATSAALRAKGVRLLYDEPRRGTADSRINFLHPKDAGGVLVELVEPAASGH, encoded by the coding sequence ATGGCTGAGCACGCACCTTCGGGAGAGCACACGATCACCGCGGTCGACCACGTCGGCATCGCCGTCGCCGACCTCGACGAGGCGATCGCCTGGTACGCCGACACGCTCGGGCTGGTCGCGACGCACGTCGAGACCAACGAGGAGCAGGGCGTCCGCGAGGCGATGCTGTCCGCACCGGGCGACGCCGGCGCGGCCATCCAGCTCCTCGCCCCCCTGCGGCCCGACTCGCCGATCGGCAAGTTCCTCGACCGCAACGGCCCCGGCATCCAGCAGATGGCCTACCGGGTCACCGACATCGACGCCACCAGCGCCGCGCTCCGGGCCAAGGGCGTCCGCCTGCTCTACGACGAGCCGCGGCGCGGCACCGCCGACTCGCGCATCAACTTCCTGCACCCCAAGGACGCGGGCGGCGTGCTCGTCGAGCTCGTGGAGCCGGCGGCCTCGGGGCACTGA
- a CDS encoding MarR family winged helix-turn-helix transcriptional regulator: MARHDPLPFDPIMRAADLWAERIGPSRSMAAVTSVMRVQQILLSAVDAALRPHGLTFARYEALVLLTFARSGRLPMRVMGERLQLHPTSVTNIVDRLQADGLVRRIPHPTDRRATLVEITDEGAALRARATESVTAVDFGLAGLDDEQQTQLTALLGEIRRAAGDFA; encoded by the coding sequence ATGGCCCGCCACGATCCCCTGCCGTTCGACCCGATCATGCGGGCGGCGGACCTGTGGGCCGAGCGCATCGGCCCGTCGCGCTCGATGGCCGCCGTGACCAGCGTGATGCGCGTGCAGCAGATCCTGCTCTCCGCCGTGGACGCCGCCCTGCGCCCGCACGGCCTCACCTTCGCCCGGTACGAGGCCCTGGTGCTCCTCACGTTCGCGCGCAGCGGGCGGCTGCCCATGCGGGTGATGGGCGAGCGCCTGCAGCTGCACCCGACGAGCGTGACCAACATCGTCGACCGGCTGCAGGCCGACGGCCTCGTACGCCGCATCCCGCACCCCACCGACCGCCGGGCCACCCTCGTGGAGATCACCGACGAGGGTGCGGCGCTGCGGGCGCGCGCCACCGAGTCGGTGACGGCCGTCGACTTCGGCCTCGCCGGCCTCGACGACGAGCAGCAGACGCAGCTCACCGCCCTGCTCGGCGAGATCCGCCGGGCCGCGGGCGACTTCGCCTGA
- a CDS encoding alpha/beta fold hydrolase, translating to MSPRVVLVHGAWHDGSCWAPVAELLAGRGHDVVAVDLPSDRPGATTDEYVEAVLAAAGPQGRVVLVGHSLGGLTVPVAAQRLGPDRVAALVLVAALVPLPGSSWADRTRAEPGIMAAGFGRGQVRGDDGTTSWPPDAAAANLYAGVAEELAGTGTQDGPAAVAAAVAAVRPQDWTLTREVTPLAEWPAVRTVQVVCAADRVVDPQWSRTGGVVPGAEVVELAGGHFPMLTRPAELADLLAGVVGRAG from the coding sequence GTGAGTCCGCGGGTCGTCCTGGTGCACGGGGCGTGGCACGACGGCTCCTGCTGGGCGCCGGTGGCCGAGCTGCTGGCCGGGCGGGGCCACGACGTGGTCGCGGTCGACCTGCCGAGCGACCGGCCGGGTGCCACGACCGACGAGTACGTCGAGGCCGTGCTGGCCGCGGCGGGCCCTCAGGGCCGCGTGGTCCTCGTCGGGCACTCGCTGGGCGGGCTCACCGTCCCGGTGGCGGCGCAGCGGCTCGGTCCCGACCGGGTGGCCGCACTCGTCCTGGTGGCCGCGCTCGTGCCGCTCCCCGGATCGTCGTGGGCCGACCGGACGCGCGCCGAGCCGGGGATCATGGCGGCCGGGTTCGGGCGGGGGCAGGTCCGCGGCGACGACGGCACGACGTCGTGGCCGCCGGACGCGGCGGCCGCGAACCTCTACGCCGGGGTGGCGGAGGAGCTCGCGGGCACCGGGACGCAGGACGGGCCGGCCGCCGTCGCCGCGGCGGTGGCCGCGGTCCGGCCGCAGGACTGGACGCTCACCCGGGAGGTCACGCCGCTCGCGGAGTGGCCCGCCGTGCGCACCGTGCAGGTGGTCTGCGCGGCCGACCGTGTGGTCGACCCGCAGTGGTCCCGCACCGGCGGCGTCGTGCCCGGGGCGGAGGTCGTCGAGCTCGCCGGCGGCCACTTCCCGATGCTCACGCGTCCCGCGGAGCTGGCCGACCTGCTGGCCGGGGTCGTCGGCCGGGCCGGATGA
- a CDS encoding helix-turn-helix domain-containing protein has protein sequence MSTPTGADGVPTSALREARAARGWSQSGAAGALRALAERRGGPDASAASLKTQLSRWENGHARPEPEYRALLAELYGRSAEELGLAVGPPGPPDGRERLRGALAAAAAVDDGVVRQWAAQLESARRVDDELGAAGSAGVTAALVAQLVSTLRHTAAPARRPALAAVLSGAAALAGRHALDDDDPDAAWGHLDTAAAAAREAGSPVLVVAALVGRAEVLREIGDARGAAALLADPALPTDPNIPTGPAVPTEPAFPDDAARAPEQEPLPAADRARLDAARAVALAAAGKAEAARRALAAPPIDAAHPQGVGIEWADVHHRHGQALLELGDPAAAARLESGLAAGPRSARTRAGLHADLARALAGSDPGSAAGHAREARALALRIGARRLTARLGSTS, from the coding sequence GTGAGCACACCGACCGGCGCCGACGGCGTCCCCACCAGCGCGCTGCGCGAGGCCCGGGCCGCGCGCGGCTGGTCGCAGTCGGGGGCGGCGGGGGCGCTGCGGGCGCTCGCCGAACGGCGCGGTGGGCCCGACGCCTCCGCGGCCAGCCTCAAGACGCAGCTCTCCCGCTGGGAGAACGGCCACGCGCGGCCCGAGCCGGAGTACCGGGCCCTGCTGGCCGAGCTGTACGGGCGCAGCGCCGAGGAGCTCGGCCTCGCCGTCGGGCCGCCCGGGCCGCCCGACGGCCGCGAGCGCCTGCGCGGTGCGCTGGCCGCGGCCGCCGCGGTCGACGACGGGGTGGTGCGGCAGTGGGCGGCGCAGCTGGAGTCCGCCCGCCGCGTCGACGACGAACTGGGAGCCGCCGGGTCCGCCGGCGTCACGGCGGCACTGGTCGCACAGCTCGTCTCCACCCTGCGGCACACCGCGGCGCCCGCCCGGCGCCCCGCGCTGGCCGCCGTGCTGTCGGGCGCCGCCGCGCTCGCGGGGCGCCACGCCCTCGACGACGACGACCCCGACGCCGCGTGGGGCCACCTCGACACGGCCGCCGCGGCGGCGCGCGAGGCCGGGTCGCCCGTGCTCGTCGTGGCCGCGCTCGTCGGACGGGCCGAGGTGCTGCGCGAGATCGGCGACGCCCGCGGCGCCGCGGCCCTGCTCGCCGACCCGGCCCTCCCCACGGACCCGAACATCCCTACCGGCCCGGCCGTCCCCACCGAGCCGGCCTTTCCTGACGACGCGGCGCGGGCGCCGGAGCAGGAGCCGCTCCCGGCGGCCGACCGGGCCCGCCTGGACGCCGCGCGGGCCGTCGCCCTCGCCGCCGCGGGCAAGGCGGAGGCGGCACGGCGAGCCCTGGCCGCTCCTCCGATCGACGCCGCGCACCCCCAGGGGGTCGGTATCGAGTGGGCCGACGTCCACCACCGGCACGGGCAGGCGCTGCTCGAGCTGGGCGACCCGGCGGCCGCCGCGCGGCTGGAGTCCGGCCTGGCCGCGGGTCCGCGGTCGGCCCGCACCCGGGCCGGCCTGCACGCCGACCTGGCGCGGGCCCTGGCCGGCAGCGATCCCGGCAGCGCGGCCGGGCACGCCCGGGAGGCCCGGGCGCTGGCCCTGCGCATCGGCGCCCGCCGCCTGACGGCCCGCCTGGGCAGCACGTCGTGA
- the meaB gene encoding methylmalonyl Co-A mutase-associated GTPase MeaB has protein sequence MPRPDVPDLVERARRGEARAVARLISLVENGMDGAGDAATADLRAVAAALAPHTGRAHVVGLTGPPGVGKSTSTSVLVGALRARGRRVGVLAVDPSSPFSGGALLGDRVRMGEHATDEGVFIRSMATRGHLGGLAWATPQALRVLDAAGCDVVLVETVGVGQSEVEVVALADTTVVLLAPGMGDGVQAAKAGILEIADVFVVNKADRDGAAQTVRDLRHMMSLDGDERGWERPVVPTVAARAEGVEELVAALDAHRDWMDAGGERRRRRLARARSEIQAITLERVRARIGDVSGADGLATLAERVVDGELDPYGAADELAGTVVAPQH, from the coding sequence ATGCCCCGCCCCGACGTGCCCGATCTCGTGGAGCGGGCCCGCCGCGGCGAGGCCCGCGCCGTCGCCCGCCTGATCTCCCTGGTGGAGAACGGGATGGACGGTGCGGGTGACGCTGCCACCGCCGACCTGCGCGCCGTGGCGGCCGCGCTCGCCCCGCACACGGGGCGGGCGCACGTCGTGGGCCTGACCGGACCTCCGGGCGTGGGGAAGTCGACGTCGACCTCGGTGCTCGTGGGCGCGCTGCGCGCCCGGGGGCGGCGGGTCGGCGTGCTGGCCGTGGACCCGTCGTCGCCGTTCTCCGGTGGCGCCCTGCTCGGGGACCGCGTGCGGATGGGCGAGCACGCCACCGATGAGGGCGTCTTCATCCGGTCGATGGCCACGCGCGGGCACCTGGGCGGCCTCGCCTGGGCCACGCCGCAGGCGCTGCGTGTGCTCGATGCCGCCGGCTGCGACGTCGTCCTCGTGGAGACCGTCGGCGTCGGCCAGAGCGAGGTGGAGGTCGTGGCGCTCGCCGACACCACCGTGGTGCTGCTCGCCCCCGGCATGGGTGACGGCGTGCAGGCCGCGAAGGCCGGGATCCTGGAGATCGCCGACGTGTTCGTGGTGAACAAGGCCGACCGCGACGGCGCTGCGCAGACCGTGCGCGACCTGCGGCACATGATGTCGCTCGACGGCGACGAGCGCGGGTGGGAGCGGCCGGTGGTGCCGACGGTGGCCGCCCGCGCCGAGGGCGTGGAGGAGCTGGTGGCGGCCCTGGACGCGCACCGCGACTGGATGGACGCCGGGGGCGAGCGGCGGCGGCGGCGCCTGGCCCGCGCCCGCTCGGAGATCCAGGCGATCACGCTGGAGCGGGTGCGCGCGCGCATCGGCGACGTGTCCGGCGCCGACGGCCTCGCCACGCTCGCGGAGCGCGTCGTGGACGGCGAGCTCGACCCCTACGGCGCGGCCGACGAGCTGGCCGGCACGGTGGTCGCGCCGCAGCACTAG
- a CDS encoding acetyl-CoA C-acetyltransferase: MSGSVIVAGARTPMGRLLGQLKDFTGAQLGGVAIKGALERAGVSPDQVEYVIMGQVLTAGAGQIPARQAATAAGIGMDVPALTINKVCLSGLNAIALADQLIRAGEYDVIVAGGQESMTQAPHLLSKSRSGFKYGDVTMLDHMAHDGLYDSFDQVSMGASTEKHNARYEITRADQDEFAAQSHQRAGKAVESGLFGDEITPVHVPQRKGDALVVDADEGIRPETTAEGLGKLRPAFSADGTITAGSSSPISDGAAAVVVMSKAKAEELGLTWLAEIGAQGMVAGPDDSSLHEQPANAIAAACRKEGIEVGDLDIIEINEAFAAVGVVSTRKLGVDPAIVNPNGGAIALGHPIGASGARLALHLALELQRRGGGVGAAALCGGGGQGDALILRVPATS; the protein is encoded by the coding sequence GTGTCCGGATCCGTCATCGTCGCCGGCGCCCGCACCCCGATGGGGCGCCTGCTCGGCCAACTGAAGGACTTCACCGGCGCGCAGCTCGGCGGCGTCGCGATCAAGGGCGCGCTCGAGCGCGCCGGCGTGTCGCCGGACCAGGTCGAATACGTGATCATGGGCCAGGTGCTCACGGCCGGCGCCGGCCAGATCCCCGCCCGCCAGGCCGCGACGGCCGCAGGCATCGGGATGGACGTGCCCGCGCTCACGATCAACAAGGTCTGCCTCTCCGGCCTCAACGCGATCGCGCTGGCCGACCAGCTGATCCGCGCCGGGGAGTACGACGTCATCGTGGCCGGCGGCCAGGAGTCGATGACGCAGGCGCCGCACCTGCTCTCGAAGTCCCGCTCGGGCTTCAAGTACGGCGACGTCACCATGCTCGACCACATGGCCCACGACGGCCTCTACGACTCCTTCGACCAGGTCTCGATGGGCGCCTCCACGGAGAAGCACAACGCCCGCTACGAGATCACGCGCGCCGACCAGGACGAGTTCGCCGCGCAGTCGCACCAGCGCGCCGGCAAGGCCGTGGAGAGCGGGCTGTTCGGCGACGAGATCACGCCGGTGCACGTGCCCCAGCGCAAGGGCGACGCGCTGGTCGTCGACGCCGACGAGGGCATCCGCCCCGAGACCACCGCCGAGGGCCTGGGCAAGCTCCGCCCGGCGTTCTCCGCCGACGGCACCATCACGGCGGGCTCCTCCTCGCCGATCTCCGACGGTGCCGCGGCCGTCGTGGTGATGAGCAAGGCCAAGGCCGAGGAGCTGGGCCTCACCTGGCTCGCCGAGATCGGCGCCCAGGGCATGGTGGCCGGCCCGGACGACTCCAGCCTGCACGAGCAGCCCGCCAACGCGATCGCCGCCGCGTGCCGCAAGGAGGGCATCGAGGTCGGCGACCTCGACATCATCGAGATCAACGAGGCGTTCGCCGCCGTGGGCGTGGTGTCGACCCGCAAGCTCGGCGTCGACCCGGCGATCGTCAACCCGAACGGCGGCGCCATCGCGCTCGGCCACCCCATCGGCGCCTCGGGCGCGCGCCTCGCGCTGCACCTGGCGCTGGAGCTCCAGCGCCGCGGTGGCGGCGTCGGCGCGGCGGCCCTGTGCGGCGGCGGTGGCCAGGGTGACGCGCTGATCCTGCGCGTGCCCGCCACGAGCTGA
- a CDS encoding SCO6745 family protein, whose amino-acid sequence MVEQHEHRARRMWRAVEPIHAVTYFAPESKERCDALGTKGYWMSYFGLRAAPLGAAPPEVVTALFYNFHPAHVARAVPAVWAVAPPERYLAARLDAVDAALHRVVGAEVLGSPEVAEAAAIARDAALAAPTAGRALAAANAALPWPDRPHLVLWHAQTVLREHRGDGHVAALLTAGLDPVEALVVFAADVGLDPAALRARRGWSEQEWDAAVARLTARGITEDSGALTEEGSVLRAEVEAYTDALADVPWAAVGDEAAERLVALTTPVVATLPAGGVFSPDNPMGLRLLPEAG is encoded by the coding sequence GTGGTTGAGCAGCACGAACACCGGGCGCGGCGGATGTGGCGGGCCGTGGAGCCGATCCACGCCGTCACCTACTTCGCCCCGGAGTCGAAGGAGAGGTGCGACGCGCTGGGCACGAAGGGCTACTGGATGAGCTACTTCGGGCTGCGGGCCGCCCCGCTGGGCGCGGCGCCGCCCGAGGTCGTCACCGCGCTGTTCTACAACTTCCACCCGGCGCACGTCGCCCGCGCGGTGCCCGCCGTCTGGGCGGTGGCCCCGCCCGAGCGGTACCTGGCCGCGCGGCTCGACGCCGTCGACGCGGCGCTGCACCGGGTCGTCGGGGCGGAGGTGCTCGGCTCCCCGGAGGTGGCCGAGGCCGCCGCCATCGCCCGCGACGCCGCGCTCGCCGCCCCCACGGCGGGGCGCGCGCTGGCCGCGGCCAACGCCGCGCTGCCGTGGCCCGACCGGCCGCACCTGGTGCTGTGGCACGCGCAGACCGTGCTGCGCGAGCACCGCGGCGACGGCCACGTGGCCGCGCTGCTGACGGCCGGGCTCGACCCGGTGGAGGCGCTGGTCGTCTTCGCCGCCGACGTGGGCCTCGACCCGGCGGCGCTGCGCGCGCGGCGGGGCTGGTCGGAGCAGGAGTGGGACGCGGCGGTGGCGCGGCTGACCGCGCGCGGGATCACCGAGGACTCCGGGGCCCTCACCGAGGAGGGCAGCGTGCTGCGCGCCGAGGTCGAGGCGTACACCGACGCCCTGGCCGACGTCCCGTGGGCGGCGGTCGGCGACGAGGCCGCCGAGCGGCTGGTCGCACTGACGACTCCGGTCGTCGCGACGCTCCCCGCGGGTGGCGTCTTCAGCCCCGACAACCCCATGGGGCTGCGCCTGCTGCCGGAGGCGGGGTGA
- a CDS encoding tetratricopeptide repeat protein, which produces MSGAVDLSALKARSDAANRPAPAGPPPGGAPSGGAPPSGFVVDVSEATFQADVLERSMEVPVVVDLWAEWCGPCKQLSPVLERLAAAGNGSWILAKVDVDANPRIAQAFGAQSIPMVVAVVGGQPVDAFNGAQPEPQVRQWIASLLDALRERMPAIAAAEAAAGGAPEPEEEPEDPRFTAAEDALEQGDYAAAEAAYQDILNVEPANEQAVAALAQVRFLARAEAVDPDAVTKADAAPDDVDAQLAAADAEIAGDGVEAAFARLVATAGRVFGDDRDRVREHLVGLFELFPADDARVTAARRALARVLF; this is translated from the coding sequence ATGTCCGGTGCGGTCGATCTCTCCGCGCTGAAGGCCCGCTCCGACGCCGCCAACCGTCCCGCCCCCGCCGGCCCCCCGCCCGGTGGCGCCCCGTCGGGTGGTGCCCCGCCCTCCGGGTTCGTCGTCGACGTCTCCGAGGCCACGTTCCAGGCCGACGTCCTCGAGCGCTCGATGGAGGTGCCGGTCGTCGTCGACCTGTGGGCCGAGTGGTGCGGGCCGTGCAAGCAGCTCTCGCCGGTGCTCGAGCGCCTCGCGGCCGCGGGCAACGGGTCCTGGATCCTCGCGAAGGTCGACGTCGACGCCAACCCGCGGATCGCGCAGGCTTTCGGCGCGCAGTCGATCCCGATGGTGGTCGCCGTCGTCGGCGGGCAGCCGGTCGACGCGTTCAACGGCGCCCAGCCCGAGCCGCAGGTCCGGCAGTGGATCGCCTCCCTGCTCGACGCCCTGCGCGAGCGGATGCCGGCCATCGCGGCGGCCGAGGCCGCCGCCGGTGGTGCGCCCGAGCCCGAGGAGGAGCCGGAGGACCCGCGCTTCACCGCGGCCGAGGACGCCCTCGAGCAGGGCGACTACGCCGCCGCCGAGGCCGCCTACCAGGACATCCTCAACGTGGAGCCGGCCAACGAGCAGGCCGTCGCCGCGCTCGCGCAGGTGCGGTTCCTGGCCCGCGCCGAGGCGGTCGACCCGGACGCGGTCACGAAGGCCGACGCCGCTCCCGACGACGTCGACGCGCAGCTCGCCGCGGCCGACGCCGAGATCGCCGGCGACGGGGTCGAGGCCGCCTTCGCGCGGCTCGTGGCCACCGCGGGCCGGGTCTTCGGCGACGACCGCGACCGGGTGCGCGAGCACCTCGTCGGGCTGTTCGAGCTGTTCCCGGCCGACGACGCCCGGGTCACCGCGGCCCGCCGGGCGCTCGCGCGCGTCCTGTTCTGA
- a CDS encoding thiamine-binding protein: protein MLFAFSIAPAGGGSDSVGDVVAEAVRVVRASGLPHETTSMFTTIESATWDEGMAVVKAAVEAVQARAPRVSLVLKADIRPGFDSGQLRAKVERVEEALGGAGGSAGSGDGSPEASA from the coding sequence ATGCTCTTCGCCTTCAGCATCGCCCCAGCGGGCGGCGGCTCCGACAGCGTCGGTGACGTCGTCGCCGAGGCCGTCCGCGTCGTCCGCGCCTCCGGGCTGCCGCACGAGACCACGTCCATGTTCACCACGATCGAGTCCGCCACCTGGGACGAGGGGATGGCCGTGGTCAAGGCCGCGGTCGAGGCCGTGCAGGCCCGCGCCCCGCGCGTCAGCCTCGTGCTCAAGGCCGACATCCGGCCCGGGTTCGACAGCGGCCAGCTCCGGGCCAAGGTGGAGCGCGTCGAGGAGGCGCTGGGGGGAGCGGGCGGCTCCGCCGGCAGCGGCGACGGATCGCCGGAGGCCTCGGCGTGA
- a CDS encoding 3-hydroxyacyl-CoA dehydrogenase family protein → MAREFRTVGVVGLGTMGAGIVEVFARKGLQVIAVETDAEAVERGRSHLETSTSRAVGRGKLTQEDADALLARITTSTSLADLADADLVIEAVPESLDLKAKVFAELDTVCRPEVILASNTSSLSVTELAVRTGRPGKVVGLHFFNPAPVQKLVEIVRTVVTEQDVADDVAAFAATLDKVPVVIGDRAGFIANALLFGYLNHAAKMYEQRYASREDLDAAMRYGCGYPMGPLALLDLIGLDTSYEILDTMYKQSRNQQHAPAPVLKQMITAGLLGRKTGRGFYTYAGAHSSEVVPDALTPSGTVPEDVAIREIARVGVVGTGTMASGIVQVLATAGLDVVVRGRSDSKVSASIAGIKKSLEKAVVRGKVTEEDKDATLARITGTTRLEDFADVDLVVEAIAEELDVKRAVFSALDDICKPGAILATTTSSLPVVECAAATTRPQDVIGMHFFNPAPAMKLVEVVSTITTAPEVAASVLALCERIGKVPVSCGDRAGFIVNALLFPYLNDAVKMLEAHYATADDIDSAMKTGCALPMGPFELLDVVGLDVSLAIERSLYQEFRESGFAPAPLLEHLVTAGRLGRKTGHGFRDYAAR, encoded by the coding sequence GTGGCACGCGAGTTCCGGACGGTCGGAGTGGTCGGCCTGGGCACCATGGGTGCGGGCATCGTCGAGGTGTTCGCCCGCAAGGGCCTGCAGGTGATCGCCGTCGAGACCGACGCCGAGGCCGTCGAGCGCGGGCGCAGCCACCTCGAGACCTCCACGTCCCGCGCCGTGGGCCGCGGCAAGCTCACCCAGGAGGACGCCGACGCGCTGCTGGCCCGCATCACGACCAGCACGTCGCTGGCCGACCTGGCCGACGCCGACCTCGTCATCGAGGCCGTGCCCGAGAGCCTGGACCTCAAGGCGAAGGTGTTCGCCGAGCTCGACACGGTGTGCCGCCCCGAGGTGATCCTCGCGTCGAACACGTCCTCGCTGTCGGTCACCGAGCTGGCCGTGCGCACCGGGCGTCCCGGCAAGGTCGTCGGCCTGCACTTCTTCAACCCGGCGCCGGTCCAGAAGCTCGTCGAGATCGTGCGCACCGTCGTCACCGAGCAGGACGTGGCCGACGACGTGGCGGCGTTCGCGGCCACGCTCGACAAGGTCCCGGTCGTGATCGGCGACCGCGCCGGCTTCATCGCCAACGCGCTGCTGTTCGGCTACCTCAACCACGCCGCGAAGATGTACGAGCAGCGCTACGCCAGCCGCGAGGACCTCGACGCCGCCATGCGCTACGGCTGCGGCTACCCGATGGGCCCGCTCGCGCTGCTCGACCTGATCGGGCTCGACACGAGCTACGAGATCCTCGACACGATGTACAAGCAGTCGCGCAACCAGCAGCACGCGCCGGCGCCGGTGCTCAAGCAGATGATCACCGCCGGGCTGCTCGGCCGGAAGACCGGGCGCGGCTTCTACACCTACGCCGGCGCGCACAGCTCCGAGGTCGTGCCCGACGCCCTCACGCCGTCGGGCACCGTCCCCGAGGACGTCGCGATCCGCGAGATCGCCCGGGTCGGCGTCGTCGGCACCGGGACGATGGCCTCGGGCATCGTCCAGGTCCTCGCCACGGCGGGGCTCGACGTGGTCGTGCGCGGGCGCAGCGACTCCAAGGTGTCCGCGTCGATCGCGGGGATCAAGAAGTCCCTGGAGAAGGCCGTCGTGCGCGGCAAGGTCACCGAGGAGGACAAGGACGCCACGCTGGCCCGGATCACCGGCACCACGCGCCTGGAGGACTTCGCCGACGTCGACCTCGTCGTGGAGGCCATCGCCGAGGAGCTCGACGTCAAGCGCGCCGTGTTCTCCGCGCTCGACGACATCTGCAAGCCCGGCGCGATCCTGGCCACGACCACGTCGTCGCTGCCCGTCGTGGAGTGCGCGGCGGCCACGACGCGGCCCCAGGACGTCATCGGCATGCACTTCTTCAACCCCGCGCCCGCGATGAAGCTGGTCGAGGTCGTCTCCACGATCACGACCGCGCCCGAGGTGGCGGCGTCGGTGCTGGCGCTGTGCGAGCGGATCGGGAAGGTGCCGGTGAGCTGCGGCGACCGCGCCGGGTTCATCGTCAACGCGCTGCTGTTCCCGTACCTGAACGACGCGGTGAAGATGCTGGAGGCGCACTACGCCACCGCCGACGACATCGACTCCGCGATGAAGACCGGCTGCGCCCTGCCGATGGGTCCGTTCGAGCTGCTCGACGTCGTCGGGCTGGACGTCTCGCTGGCCATCGAGCGGTCGCTCTACCAGGAGTTCCGCGAGTCCGGCTTCGCCCCCGCCCCGCTGCTGGAGCACCTCGTCACGGCCGGGCGCCTCGGGCGCAAGACCGGGCACGGGTTCCGGGACTACGCGGCGCGCTGA
- the ccrA gene encoding crotonyl-CoA carboxylase/reductase, protein MLEIRDAILAGQFDAVGGLDVPDHYRGVTVHADEAEMFAGIPSKEKDPRKSLHVEDVATPELGPGEAVVAVMASAINYNTVWTSIFEPVSTFSFLRRYGRISPLTARHDLPYHVVGSDLAGVVLRTGPGVNAWKPGDQVVAHCLSVEMESPDGHGDSMMDPEQRIWGFETNFGGLAELALVKSNQLMPKPAHLTWEEAAAPGLVNSTAYRQLVSRNGAGMKQGDNVLIWGASGGLGSYATQFALNGGATPICVVSSPEKAEVCRRMGAELIIDRSAEGYRFWSDEHHQDPKEWKRLGAKIRELTGGEDPDIVFEHPGRETFGASVYVARKGGTIVTCASTSGYEHTYDNRYLWMNLKRIIGSHFANYRESYEANRLIDKGLIHPTLSQVYPLADTGQAALDVHTNSHQGKVGVLALAPEEGLGVTDPDKRARHLEGINRFRGV, encoded by the coding sequence GTGCTGGAGATCCGCGACGCCATCCTCGCCGGGCAGTTCGACGCCGTCGGCGGGCTCGATGTCCCCGACCACTACCGCGGGGTCACCGTGCACGCCGACGAGGCGGAGATGTTCGCCGGTATCCCGTCGAAGGAGAAGGACCCGCGCAAGTCCCTGCACGTGGAGGACGTGGCCACCCCGGAGCTGGGCCCGGGTGAGGCGGTCGTGGCGGTGATGGCCTCGGCGATCAACTACAACACCGTGTGGACCTCGATCTTCGAGCCGGTGTCGACGTTCAGCTTCCTGCGCCGCTACGGCCGGATCTCCCCGCTCACCGCCCGGCACGACCTGCCCTACCACGTGGTCGGCTCGGACCTGGCCGGTGTGGTGCTGCGCACCGGGCCCGGGGTGAACGCCTGGAAGCCCGGTGACCAGGTCGTGGCGCACTGCCTGTCGGTGGAGATGGAGAGCCCCGACGGGCACGGGGACTCGATGATGGACCCCGAGCAGCGGATCTGGGGGTTCGAGACCAACTTCGGTGGGCTGGCCGAGCTGGCGCTGGTCAAGTCCAACCAGCTGATGCCCAAGCCCGCCCACCTGACCTGGGAGGAGGCCGCCGCGCCCGGGCTGGTCAACTCCACCGCCTACCGCCAGCTGGTCTCGCGCAACGGGGCCGGGATGAAGCAGGGCGACAACGTCCTGATCTGGGGCGCCTCGGGCGGCCTGGGCTCCTACGCCACCCAGTTCGCCCTCAACGGCGGCGCCACCCCGATCTGCGTGGTGTCCTCCCCGGAGAAGGCCGAGGTCTGCCGCAGGATGGGCGCCGAGCTGATCATCGACCGCTCCGCGGAGGGCTACCGGTTCTGGAGCGACGAGCACCACCAGGACCCCAAGGAGTGGAAGCGCCTCGGGGCGAAGATCCGCGAGCTCACCGGCGGTGAGGACCCCGACATCGTGTTCGAGCACCCCGGCCGGGAGACCTTCGGCGCCTCGGTCTACGTCGCCCGCAAGGGCGGCACCATCGTCACCTGCGCCTCCACCTCCGGCTACGAGCACACCTACGACAACCGCTACCTGTGGATGAACCTCAAGCGCATCATCGGCTCGCACTTCGCGAACTACCGCGAGTCGTATGAGGCCAACCGGCTCATCGACAAGGGCCTGATCCACCCCACCCTGTCCCAGGTCTACCCCCTCGCCGACACCGGACAGGCCGCCCTCGACGTCCACACCAACAGCCACCAGGGCAAGGTCGGCGTCCTCGCCCTCGCCCCCGAAGAAGGCCTCGGCGTCACCGACCCCGACAAGCGCGCCCGCCACCTCGAGGGCATCAACCGCTTCCGCGGCGTCTGA